Proteins from a single region of Palaemon carinicauda isolate YSFRI2023 chromosome 1, ASM3689809v2, whole genome shotgun sequence:
- the LOC137616363 gene encoding uncharacterized protein yields MKCLRSVAGVSQLDRVRNKVEKVRMGIKHNSAARVDIIVLRLFGHVERMKNGGLLKTVMDERVDGRNTRGRARFGWMDGMKKAVDDRRIDVKEEKEHVRNSNKR; encoded by the coding sequence atgaagtgtctgaggagtgtggctggtgtatctcaattagatagggttaggaacaaagtagagAAGGTGAGAATGGGTATAAAACATAattcagcagctagagtggatataattgtgttgaggttgtttggccatgtagagagaatgaaaaatggcggTCTGCTGAAGACGGTGATggatgaaagagttgatgggagaaatacaagaggaagggcaaggtttggttggatggatggaatgaagaaagctgtagatgataggaggatagatgtgaaggAGGAAAAAGAGCATGTTAGAAATAGTAATAAAAGGTGA